The Clostridia bacterium DNA segment GAAATTCTGCTCCCATAGAAATTAAGTATTCCTCACGGTAATTTTCAATCACCACAGTCAGAAAAGTCATCGTTGTGTAATGAATGATTCCGTCAAAGAAATTCTTGAACAATTTCTTTTTATTCACAGAATAAATCTTCTTATCCTCGTACACCTTGCGAATCCTAGGAAAATCTTTAAACACATGGACCACTACATCCAAGTCCTTCATAATCTCTTCCAGGTTACCTTTGGTTAAGCCCATTTGAAACAGGGCATTGGCATAGCGCCGGGCCACGGCTCCCGCTGACATTATAGTTTACCCGCTTCCTTCAGCAGATTTTGAATCAGTTCCTGGTGCTCTGCAGGATTAATCTCCTTCTGAAGTACCTTTTTGGCGGCCTCTATGGCAAGCTTGGTAACTGCATTTTGAACCTCACGCTCCGCTCTTTGGCGTTCCGCTGCGATTTCTCCTTCAGCCTTTGCGATGATTACATTGGCCTTCACTTTGGCTTCATCAATAATCTGGCGTTTCATATCCTCACCGACGTCATTGGCCTTATTCACCAAATTCTTGGCTTGGTAGCGAGCATTACTTAACTCCTCGCTATATCTGACTTCATTCAGTCTAGCGTGCAGATTCGCCTGAGCAGCCTGTTCTAGTTGCTCATTAATATGCCTTTGTCTTTCTTCTAGCATCCTTCCCACAGGTTTATAGAAAAGTTTGTACAACACAAACAATACAATCAACACATTGATTGTCATTAAAAAAAACGTCATGGGATGGAAGTGCAAAGCTTCAAATATCTGACTCATAGCTGACCTTCCCTATCTACAGGTTAATCTATTACAGCAACGTCCAGAGCAGGATGGATACGACCAGCCCAAACAGTGTCAAGGCTTCAATAAAGGCCAATGACAGAAGCAATGTGGTACGAATATCCCCTGCTGATTCCGGTTGCCTTGCTATCGCTTCCATTGCTGAACTTGCAACTTTTCCTTGTGCTGTGGCCGAACCAAATGCTGCTATAGCAAATGTAAGACCAGCGGCGAGTGCGCCTAAATTTTCCATTTCTTCCTCCTTGTAATTCTAGTGGTCTCCTAAGATTCCAGCGATATATAGTGCAGTAAGTAGCGAAAAAACATATGCCTGAATGCTACCCATCAAAACGCCCATCAGTTGGATAGGCACAGGTAACAGTAATGGTACCAAAATAAACAATATGAGAACGACCATTTCCTCGCCAAACATATTGCCGAATAAACGTAAACCCAGTGAAAAGGGTTTAACCAATTCCTCAATGATGTTCATTGGAAGCATCGCGGGTGTAGGTGATATATAATGTTTTAGATACTTTTTTAACCCTTTTTGTTGGATACCAATAGCTTGTACGCCAAGAATCGCCACTAATCCCAATGCCACCGTCGCACTAAGGTCGATCGTAGCGGGTGTCAATTCAGGAATAAACCAAGATAAATTCATAAACAAGATTAGCAAAAACATGGTCCCACTGAGGAAAACAAACTTTCTTCCCTTTTTACCAACCAACTCATCCAACATACCATAAAGAAAAACTAGTATTAGTTCAGCAAGCAGTTGTCTTTTTGTTTCAGGAACAGGTTTTAAATTCCTAGTGATGATAAAAATAAAGAGAAATAAAATGGCCATTGCAACCCAAGCCGATATTACCGTAGAAGTAACCTCTACCGGCCCTACCGTAAACACCACATGTGGTGTCATCTCTTCAACTACTTTCCCTAATTCAGCGATCCTCTTTTCCATGACGAGGTCCTTTCTTGAGGCTGACGATGCCGTTTGCTAAGATGCCCACGAAAAGTCCCGTAGCCGCCCCCAGCATATGGGCCGTATCTGTCCGGCTCATGGCTATTAGAACTAGAGCATATATGAAAAGCTTGAGCACTTGGACAATCAAAATCCAAGCCAACTTTTTCCCGGATTCTTGTGAATCCTCTTTCTTCACCTGCTTCTGCCAAACAATCATCCACTGAAACAGAAAGAAGGGTACGGATACCGTGATGCCAATGGCAAACCCAATTGCAGCTCCCATATTAATCATCCTTTCTGCGTAAGCTATCAAAATATAATATTTCCTTTACCACCGTGTAGAGGCCAAGAATAATGCTCAACAAAAGACCCAGAATCAAAAATATGGGTTCAGTCCCTAAACGCCCATCAACATAAATACCCACACGGTACCCAAGATACATGGATACGAGCATGGTACCAGCATATGAGGTGGATAAAACCACACCTGTACTAGCTCTCCTTACTCTTTTCATGGATAAGATTCACGATCCTTTCAGCTGCACTTCCATCGCCATACGGATTGGCAGCACTGCTCATCTTGTCGTATTGATCTTGTTTGGTCAATAATGTCTGAGTAACATTATACACTTGTTGGTATGAAGTACCAGCCAAAAGTACAGTGCCAGCCAAAAGTGCCTCTGGCCTTTCTGTGGTGTCCCTCAAAACGACAACTGGTTTACCCAGTGCCGGTGCTTCTTCTTGGATTCCCCCTGAATCTGTAAGAATAATATAGGCATGTTTCATTAGGGATACGAACGGTAGATATTCTTGTGGTTCTATCAGAAATACGTTATCACGACTTCCCAATTCTGCATTTACTTGCTCGCGCACCTTTGGATTTAAGTGCATGGGAAAAACCACTTGGACAGAATCTGCATAATTTTTTGCTATATCTGCAATAGCTCTAAAAATTTCTGTCATCCGGTCGCCCAAGTTTTCTCGCCTATGGCTGGTCACTAAAATCGTCTTCTTCGTCTGGTCCAGCGCAGATAGACCCTCAATACTTGTCACATCCAGGCTTTTTTCAGCCACAGAAAGCAGTGCATCGATTACCGTATTCCCAGTTACATAAATCTTCTCCTCTGCCACATTTTCCTTAAGTAAATTTTCTTTGGCCATAACAGTCGGAGCAAAATGGTAATCTGTCATCACCCCAGTCAGGGTCCGGTTTACTTCCTCCGGAAAGGGAGAATATTTATTGTATGTCCTAAGTCCCGCTTCCACATGCCCTACCGGGATCTGTTGATAGAAGGCAGCAAGCGCTCCACAGAACGTGGTCGTCGTATCACCATGAACTAAAACCAAATCAGGTCGGTCCACTGCAAAAATATCTCCTAGACCAGTCAAAGCCCTTGCCGTAATTTGATTCAGTGTCTGGTTCTTCTGCATGATATCCAGATCGTAATCCGGAACAATACCAAATAATTGTAGTACCTGGTCTAGCATCTCACGATGCTGTGCCGTCACGATGACCTGTGTTTCAAAGAACGGATGGTCCTTTAAAGCCTTCACGACTGGTGCCATTTTGATGGCTTCCGGCCTAGTGCCGAATATGCAAGCTACTTTCATTTCTACTCCTTCATTGTCCACTATCGTTTTGTTCTCATTTGCTAGGTCTTTCCACACCAAAATCAAGTCAGATCGTATCTCTGCCCTCAACCCCATTATATGTATATTACCACCGCAAACAATCCACGTCACTTTTCAGACACGTTTTATCCTGTATTTTTAATATTCTAGGTGTTTTTCATAACAATCCAGCCTAGCACCAAATTGTACAAAAACGATGTATGACATTCGCCCCTGTCAATCATTTTTCTCTATTTTTCAGCTTCTGCCTTAATATATCCTTTGCGGACCAGTTTGGCGATATGTTCTTCTACTTCCTTATCGATATTAATATCAAACTCTTGTTCCAGCACAAACATCATCGATACGGCAGTCTGCGCTACATCCAACAGTTCTTTGGACATCATATCCACCGTTTCTTGTTTGCTGTAACAAGCCTTTTCTCCATTCATGCAACGAAACTTGCCTATAGCTTGAGCCAGTTCCCCCGCTTCCTCCATCAACTTCAATGCCGTAGATTCCAGCGTAGGAGAAAGATTGTTAAGTCTAGGTAGGGATATTGTCTTTAACTCCATGGTGCTCCTTCCTTTGCAAATTACTCTTCAGGATTCAAGCAAACAACTTCAATCCAGTCCGCCTGGGAAAAGAAATCTACTTCCGTGGGATAGGGATTGGCATATACGACCCGTTCTATACCCGATGCAATGATAAGCTTGGTACATTCCATACACGGCTGTGCCGTAATATATATGGTTGCTCCAGCACGTTCTTCCGGAGAGCATTCCATGAGTGCATTCACTTCTGCATGGATAGTACGTTTGCAGTGACCGTCTATCATCAGGCAACCCACATCATCACAGTGTGGAAAATGTGGCGGGCTTCCATTATATCCAGTCCCCTTGATGCGCTTATCCTTAACGATGACTGCCCCCACCCTTAATCGAGGGCAGGTACTGCGCTCCTTGACCTGGTGCGCAATGTCCATAAAATATTCGTCCCAGCTTTTTCGCATGATGCATCTCCTTACTTTAATCGGTTCCAAACAGTCTGTCGCCTGCATCGCCCAATCCTGGTACAATGTATCCATGTTGATTTAAGCAATCGTCTAACGTACCCATAAAGATTTTTACATCCGGATGTTCGTCGTTGAGCTTCTTAACACCTTCTGGCGCTCCAATCAAACACATGAAACGAATCTTTTCAACACCACAGCTTTTCAGAAAAGTGATAGCCTGGCTAGCTGAGCCGCCCGTTGCCAACATCGGATCTACTAAGATGACTTCTCGCTCAGCAATATCCTTTGGAAGTTTAACGTAATACTCCATCGGTTTCAGTGTTTTTTCGTCCCTACATAGTCCAATATGGCCCACAGATGCATTGGGTATTAAGTTGAGCATACCATCAACCATACCCAGACCTGCACGTAGTATTGGCACGATTACTACGCCTTTTCCAGCCAACTTGAATCCTTGGCAAGTTGTCAGCGGTGTCGTGACACTATGTTCTTCCGTCTGCAAGTTCTGGGTGGCTTCGTAAGCCATCAGCATGGCTATTTCCCCAGCCAACTCCCGAAACTCCTTGGTCTTTGTGTTGATATCCCTCAGGTAAGTTATTTTGTGTTGTATTAATGGATGGTCCATGACCCTAAGATTTTTCACTACTTTTGATACTCCTTTTCTATATCACAGATTGCGTCAATACGGCGCTGGTGTCGGCCGCCATCAAAATTTGCATTTAACCAAGTTTCTACAATTTCCAATGCTAGACCTGGCCCGATTACCCGGCCACCCATTGACAACATGTTAGAATCATTATGATTTCTTGTGGCTTTTGCGCTAAATACATCATGGCATAGTGCACATCGTATACCTGGTACCTTATTGGCTGCAATTCCTATACCAATACCAGTACCACAAATAACGATACCTCTGTCAAAATTCCCGGCCGCAACTTCTTGCCCTACCTTCCGGCCATACTCGGGATAGTCAACCGACGCCTCGCTATTAGTACCAAAATCGGTATAGTCAAAACCTTTTTCTTTAAGGTAGCTGACGACAGTTTGTTTCAGTTCATATCCTCCATGGTCGGAGGCGATAGCAATTTTCATAGTTATCTCCTTTTATCTTTATTGCAAACGACGCCAGACGGCGTCAAGCAACGTATTCAATTGAATAAGGGTTACATGGTAGTCTGAAATCGTTCCTCCAAAAGGATCCGATACTTCTTTTATGTCATCTACCCCTGCGTATTCTCCCAGAGTATACAATCCAGGGTGTTTCCCAAAGTGCTCCAGTATCCAGTCCTTATGTTGTGAGGTCATGGTTAAAACCAATTGAGCCTGGTCCAGCAGTTCACGGTTTAAAAGCCTTGCTCTGTGTTCTTTTAGAGAAAGATTATGCTCATGACAGATTTGTGTCGCTAAAAGACTCGCTCTGCTACCAGGTTGGGCATAAATCCCCGCCGAACTGCACGTATGCTCCCCGCGTTGCATACCGAGTGCTTCAGCCATGGGACTACGGCAGGTGTTTCCGGTACATACAAATAGGATCTTCATTACTGGTTCTCCTCCAATGCATGAGCCGCTTTTTTCAATCGGTTCATAATTGTTCGCCCCATGTTCTCTTCCTTGAAAGATTCTACAAAAACCGTCCGTATACCTTCTTGATCCGCTTCCCGTAGATAAGCATACACATTTTTTCCCAGCATTTTATCCTGTTGCTGGGTTCCTAGTGAGAAAAAGGTCAATTTGAAATCTGTTTTTCTAGTCTCCAAAGATTCAAGCAATTCTTGAGAAGCCATCAAGGCCATCGGTGCTTCATACTGTTTGCTTCTGTAGGCCGTCTCCAAATGGTCTAATTGTTGTTCCCCTTCTCCCTCTAGCAGCACCACCATCGCATCTGGTGCATAATGGCGGTATTTCATACCAGGAGCCCTAGGAGCCTCCTCTTTTGCGGATTCTCCTCCGGCCACTATCATCGGTGCTATCTTACGGACTTCTTCTAGAGTCAATCCTCCCGGTCTAAGTAGACACGGTACCGCACCGCTCACATCGACAATGGTTGATTCCATGCCCACCTGGGAGCATCCTCCCATCAATACTGCTTCAATGTGACCATCCAAATCTTCTAATACGTGTTCTGCACTAGTTGGACTGGGGCGTCCAGAACGATTGGCACTGGGGGCTGCAATGGGCCGTCCAGTTCGTTCAATCAATTTAAGAGCCATGGGGTGGTCCGGCATACGAACCGCTACCGTCGGAAGAGATGCACTCACTTCACTCGGTACAGCATCACTTTTCTTAAATATTAAGGTTAAGGGACCTGGCCAAAAGGCAGCCATCAATTTTTCCGCTACCAAAGGAATTTCATCTACAATGCTCTCGAGCATCTCTCTATTACTGACATGTAATATCAGCGGGTTATCGGATGGTCTTCCCTTGGCGGAATAAATGTTCTTGACTGCCGTCTGATTTAGACCATCAGCACCTAGGCCATACACCGTTTCTGTGGGAAAAGCCACCAAGCCGCCGGCCAATAAAATCTCAGCCGCGACATCTATTTCGTCTTGATTCAATCTTCTAGTCTTCATTCCTGCCTCCTACCACCCTAGGATGACCAGCCATATCATATCTGACTAGCGTATGTACATATCCCGCATCCAAAAGTAAGTTTGTCACTGCCTCTGCCTGCGTATATCCAATTTCCATCAGCAGCAATCCTCCCTTTTTTAGATATGGTTTTGCTTTCCCTACAATAGAGCGATAGTACTCTAAGCCATCTAGACCACCATAAAGGGCCAACACTGGTTCCTGCTTTACTTCTTTTTGTAGCGTTTTCATCTCAGGTTCACTAATATAGGGCGGATTGCTGGCAATTAAGTCAAATGGTCCATCGTCATCCTTCAATGCATCGAATAAATCGCCTTGTCTAAAATAAACGTCTGCACCCAAGCGCCTGCTATTATCACAAGCGACTTTTAGTGCTTTTTCACTAATGTCACTTGCCAGTACGGATACCCCTCGTTCAAGGCTTATGGTCACAGCTACGATGCCACTGCCCGTACAAAGGTCCATAATCTGGGGATTTCGTATTTCTGAAAGCTCCTGCAGGCTCGTTTCCACCAACACAGCCGTATCATCCCTTGGAATCAGTACATCTGGGGTAATTTGAAAATCACGGCCCATGAATTCTTTGTGTGCTAGCAGATATTGTACCGGCACACCTTCTGCCCGTTTTTTGAGTAAGATTGAGAAACGCACCTGATCTGCTTCGCCAACGAACTCCAAGGCATCGATAAGAAGCCTTGTCCTACTTTTTTTAAGTACCGACCCTAATAGTAGCTCCGCCTCTAAGCGACTTGCCTCAACACCTGCCTCGCTTAGAAAAAAAGCTGCCTGAGAACACAATTCCTGTATCCTCGGCAGCCCTTGGGTCATTTTATTACACATTCTTTAATCTCTCAGCCTGATCCGTTGTAATCAAAGCTTCAATCAATTCATCGATTTCCCCAGCGAGCATCACCTCAAGCTTATGCAAGCTCAATCCGATGCGGTGGTCGGTGACCCGATTTTGAGGGAAATTGTAGGTCCGGATTCGCTCGCTGCGATCTCCTGTACCTACCTGCAGTTTCCTAGCTTCCGCCAGTTCCCCGTGCGCTTCCTGTTGCGCTCGCTCCAACATTCTAGAACGAAGTACCTTCAGGGCCTTTGCCTTATTCTTATGTTGTGACTTCTCATCTTGGCAGGATACCACGATTCCGGTTGGAATATGGGTTACCCGCACAGCAGACTGAGTCGTGTTAACCGACTGGCCTCCCGGTCCGCTACTGCAAAATATGTCCACTCGAATCTCGTTGGGATCTAGTTCCACATCTACTTCTTCTGCTTCCGGCAAAACGGCTACCGTCACAGTGGAAGTATGAATCCGTCCTCCGGACTCAGTAGATGGAATTCTTTGTACCCTATGTACGCCAGACTCAAACTTCAGTTTGCTATACGCACCTGCTCCTTCGATGGAGAATACCATTTCTTTAAAACCGCCTACATCGTTGGCGTGGCTGTTTAGAATATCTATCTTCCAACCATTTTTTTCCGCATAACGTGAATACATGCGGAATAAATCCCCAGCAAACAAAGCCGCTTCATCGCCACCTGCTCCTCCGCGGATTTCCATAATAACGTTCTTTTCATCATTTGGATCCTTCGGCAGTAGCAAGATACTAATTTGTTCTTCAAATCGCGGTACTTTACCAGTTAGTGATTCCAGTTCTGCCTCTAGCATCTCTTTCATCTCAGGATCCGTCTCTGTTTCAAGCATCTCCTTCGATTCTTCAATGCCTTGCAGTACAATTTTATACTCTTTGTATTTTTCCACAATTTCAGTTAAAGACGCATGCGCTCTAGCCAATTTTTGGAACTCTTTTTGGTTTCCAATGATTTCTGGGTCAGACAGCTGTCTGCCCAAACGCTCGTACTTTTCCTGTATACTTGCTAGCTTTTCTAACATAACACCCTCCTAGCGTCTCATACCATACTGCTACCAAACCTGGAACGGCTTGTCTCAAGATATAAGTAAAGCGAAGCCAACGCTTCGCTTTATGCCGCTAAAGATTGTATTTTTTCTTGAAGCGATCAACCCTGCCGCCTTTATCAACCAGACGAGACTTCGTTCCAGTATAAAAGGGGTGACAAGCAGAACATACCTCGATGTGGATGTCCTCTTTTGTCGAGCCTGTTTCGATGACATTACCGCAAGCGCACTTTATGGTTGTTTGCTTATATTCGGGGTGAATTCCCTTTTTCATACGACTCACCTCTCTCTTCCTCATTTAGATTTTCCTTACACTTGTTCTAACAGAACAATAGCCATTATAACAGAGTCCTACGGTTTGTGCAAGCGACCTAGAACTACTTTCTTTTCTTTTCTGGAAAAAGCTGCGGCAATGCTCGAATCAAGGTGGCATTATCCTTGGTCTTCTTTAAAGCATCAATCAGCATTTCCGTTACTTCCGTGTTCACCATGGACGCTGTCACTTTACGGAAGTTCCACATCAGTTCGAGTTCTTCTTCGCTAAGCAGTAAGTCCTCGCGCCGTGTTCCAGAAGCCTTCACATCTATGGCTGGATAAATTCTTCTATTTGCTAAACGACGGTCCAGTACCAACTCCATATTTCCCGTTCCCTTGAACTCTTCAAAAATTACATCGTCCATACGACTACCTGTTTCCACCAAGGCTGTCGCAATTATGGTAAGACTACCACCTTCTTCAATCTTTCGAGCTGAGCCAAAAAATCTCTTAGGCTTATAGAGGGAGGTGGGGTCAACACCACCGGACAAAGTTCGGCCAGAGGGGGGAACTACCAGGTTATGAGCCCGTGCCAGTCTAGTTACAGAATCCATCAAGATAACTACATCCCGCCCTTGTTCCACCAATCTCTTGGCACGTTCAAGCACCATCTCAGATATTCTTACATGGTTCTCTGGTGACTCATCAAAGGTGGAGGATACTACTTCATCCGCAAGTACAGAGCGTTCAATGTCTGTCACTTCTTCTGGTCTTTCATCAATCAGGAGCATCAATAGATGTACTCCTGGATCATTTTTCTTGATACTGTTGGCAATACGTTTCAAAAGCACCGTTTTACCAGCTTTCGGCGGGGACACGATCAGCCCTCTTTGTCCTTTTCCAATGGGTGCGATTAAGTCAATCATGCGCATGGCAATCCCATTTTGTGAAATTTCCAAAGTCAAACGTTCAGTTGGATAAACCGGGGTTAATCCATTAAAATGGTTACGTTTAATGGAATTCTCCGGTGGCTCGTTATTAATATTCTCCACACGGAGTAAGGCAAAATATTTTTCACCTGGTTTGGGTACACGAACAATTCCTGCTACAGAATCCCCTGTTCGCATATCAAATTTACGAATTTGCGAAGGAGAAATATAGATATCGTCATGACTAGGTTGATATTTTACGGGTCGCAAAAAGCCAAAGCCATCCGGTAAAATTTCAAGTATGCCATCCATACGGAGTTCTGTCGTCTTTTTTCTTCTTGATTCAAATTTTAAAATCTCAATAATCAGCTCTTGTTTTCTGAACTTAGAATAGCCGGACATTTTGAGATCTCTGGCCATTTCGTATAGCTCGCTGACCGTCTTTTGGGATAATTCATCCTTATTCATTTCTATTTATCCTTTCTTCGATCTTGTCAAGAGTAATCTGTTTTCCCTGATAGAAATAGAGGCGCGGTAGGCGTGCATTTGCCGACAAGCGGCGCATCGGTATTCGAGCGATATCTCCAAGACCTACACTCTCATCTACCTCCACCATAGCTGTCTGCATGGCAATCCGCCCCACAAAGGGAAACGTTTTCTCGCCTATACTAACCTGTAAATGGCTCTTTCGGGTCTTTCCAAGCAGTTTCAGACCTTGCCTCAATACTTGGCTAAAGTGCAAGCGAATGCGCTCCGGCACAAGCGAAAGTCCGTCCGCCCATCCTAGCCCAAGAACTGCAATGCGCTTATTTCCATCGCTTACTTGATCTAGTCCGTAGCCGATACTACTTCCCTTCGGAGGAACCGAAATGCTTAGTACTTTTGCTTTAACAACAAATGGATCTTGTAAATCCAATTTATTGTGGCAAGTGGGGTGTTGTCCGTACAAAATAGTCCCTGGACGCACTAAGTCATAATAGGTTTCTGGAAGATCAAGAATTGCCGTTGAATTGGCTAAATGCACGAGAGGTATCTTAATTCCCCTCGCCTTAATCATTTCTAGATAGTAGGTAAATCTCTGGATTTGCTTTTTAGTATAAGCTTGTTGGTGGGCCGCTGCTAGATGGGAAAATACACCTTGAATTTGCAACTCTTCTGAATCCTCGATAAGGTTCAATGCAGCGGGCAATTGTTCTTCATTAAATCCGGTTCTGCCCAAACCTGTTTCCAGTTTTAAATGGAGCGCTACCGGTTTCTTTTGACTAACCCCAGCTTCTAATAGCATCGTCAATTGCTCAATACACGATATAGTGGGGGTCAGTTCATACCTTAGAACATCTTGAGCCTGTTCTTTTGTAAAAGGCATCAAAAGCAGAAGGTGTGCGCGGATGCCAGCTTCTCTAAGCTCTATCGCTTCCTCAACCCTGGTCACCGCTAGTATTTGGGCACCTAGGGACTGATACAAGTGGGCTAGTGCAACAGCTCCCAATCCATAGCCATTCGCCTTGACAACAGGCATAATCTGGACCTTGCCTACATAATCTGCTATCACCTTGTAATTATGCTCTAACGCACTCAAATCTACCTCGATCCAAGCACCATATTCTTTGTTCATCCATTCTCCTAATAATTCTATTTTCCAGGTTTTCTGAACCATCGTATTGCTTTGCTATACAAGGGTTCAAACCGACGATATGCCTTCGTCCAGTTTGGATTATAATCCAAATCGTACTCACCCATATATTCGGTAAAGGTTCCATTGAACCCTTTTTTGAAGCGATACAAACCATACAGAGGATTGTCTTCCGAAATATCCCCCGAAACACCACGGAAGTCATATACGGTGCAACCCCGTTCCTTGGCTTCTTCAATCATCGTCCACTGCAACAAATAATTAGGCATCACATTGCGGTGCCGGTTGCTTGAAGCTCCATAAAGATACCAACACTTGTCTCCACAATACATGGCAAGCGTACCCGATATGATTGCTCCTTCGTATTCAGCCAAGTAGAATTTAGCTTTACCATTGTCTACCATAGCATCATAAATCCATGAAAAATATTCGTATCCTCGCACTAAAAACCCATCCCGTTCAGAGGTTTCTTTAAGAATATTATAAAAATCTCTCAACTCACTCTTATCGTTCATATGGCGTACTGTAACACCTTTTCTACGAGCATAACGGATATTGTACCGCGTCTTCGAATGCAGGTTGGCAAACAGTTCCTCAATAGTCGGGCGAATATCTAGTCGAAATACAAACTTTGGTTGCGTTCCTTCAAAGCCGTCGCCCTTATCTGCTGAGACAAATCCATGTGCTTGGAAAAAATCAACGTACGACGTTTCTTCCTTGGGAACATCAGGATCTATTTTTAAAAAGATCGCATTATGCTTTTTGGCCTGCTCTGCTACTTGTTCAAGCAAAAACTCCATCACCGCATAGTCGTTTATCGCTGTGACCGGTCCTCGTGGAGCATAGAAAATGCTTTTGTTTGTTTTTGGAATCTTTCGTTTTAGTATGGAAATCGCACCAAGATCCACACCTGCCTTATCTACCAGCAGACGAATCGCCTGCCAACCAGTTTTTTCTTTAATTTCTCCCCATTCATAGAGCTGGGAAAAATTGCCTTTTTCTGAACTTTCGACAAACCTGTTATAGCGTTCTCTTTGTGCACTATCACCAGTTTGAATTAGAGTACACGAAAAGACTTGATCTGGTTGCCTCTTTTCCTTTTCAAGCATTGATTCTTTCACCTCGTGTTTTTCCCTCATTTTCATTTCTGTATTGAATCGATGCACCCACAAAGTCTCTAAAAAGAGGATGTGGATTTGTTGGTCTGGATTTGAACTCAGGGTGGAACTGACAAGCTAGAAACCAAGGACTTTCTTTGTACTCTACAATTTCAATCAAGGTTCCGTCGGGACTTTTACCGGATACGACTAAGCCCTTCTCCGTCAATTCATCTAAAAATTGAGTATTAAATTCATAACGATGCCTATGGCGTTCATCTACTAACTCTTCTCCATAAGCCTGGTAGGCCAATGTACCCTTGCTTAGTTGGCAGGGATAACTTCCCAAACGCATCGTACCGCCTTTATCCTCTATCCCTTTTTGTTCCTCTAGCAGGGCAATAACAGGATATTTCGTCTTAGCATCAAACTCGGTAGAATGAGCCCCATCCATACCACAAACGGAACGAGCAAATTCAACTACAGACATTTGCATGCCTAGGCAAATTCCAAAAAACGGTATTCCCTGTTCTCGTGCATAACGTATGGCATTGATTTTACCTTCTGTACCACGGTCACCAAAGCCTCCTGGAACCAAAATACCATCTAAATTTTCAAGCTGCTTCTCATAGCCTTCTGTTTCCATATCCACAGCATTAATCCAACGGATATCTACTTTGCGGTTATGGAATATGCCGGCATGGCCTAGTGATTCTACAACTGAAAGATAGGCATCTTTCAATTCCACATACTTTCCTACTAAACCAATACACACATGATCACCCGGGTTTTTAATTCTTTCCACCAACTCAGACCATTTCTTCATGTCTGCTTCTGGCTTGCCCCCTAGGCCCAATTTTCGAACTACTTTTTCATCTAGTTTTTGTTTTTGAAGTAGCAGTGGCACTTCAT contains these protein-coding regions:
- a CDS encoding peptidoglycan bridge formation glycyltransferase FemA/FemB family protein — its product is MLEKEKRQPDQVFSCTLIQTGDSAQRERYNRFVESSEKGNFSQLYEWGEIKEKTGWQAIRLLVDKAGVDLGAISILKRKIPKTNKSIFYAPRGPVTAINDYAVMEFLLEQVAEQAKKHNAIFLKIDPDVPKEETSYVDFFQAHGFVSADKGDGFEGTQPKFVFRLDIRPTIEELFANLHSKTRYNIRYARRKGVTVRHMNDKSELRDFYNILKETSERDGFLVRGYEYFSWIYDAMVDNGKAKFYLAEYEGAIISGTLAMYCGDKCWYLYGASSNRHRNVMPNYLLQWTMIEEAKERGCTVYDFRGVSGDISEDNPLYGLYRFKKGFNGTFTEYMGEYDLDYNPNWTKAYRRFEPLYSKAIRWFRKPGK
- a CDS encoding CTP synthase gives rise to the protein MSKYIFVTGGVVSSLGKGITAASLGRLLRNRGLTVAIQKFDPYLNFDPGTMSPYQHGEVFVTEDGAETDLDLGHYERFTDVNLTKSSNVTTGKVYWSVISKERRGDYLGGTVQVIPHITNEIKERVQRVEQESNPDVIITEIGGTVGDIESQPFLEAIRQLKIDLGSDRVLYIHVTLVPYLSAAGEAKTKPTQHSVKELRSIGIQPDMVLCRTTHPLSQEMIDKIGLFCNIETESVIQVVDADTIYEVPLLLQKQKLDEKVVRKLGLGGKPEADMKKWSELVERIKNPGDHVCIGLVGKYVELKDAYLSVVESLGHAGIFHNRKVDIRWINAVDMETEGYEKQLENLDGILVPGGFGDRGTEGKINAIRYAREQGIPFFGICLGMQMSVVEFARSVCGMDGAHSTEFDAKTKYPVIALLEEQKGIEDKGGTMRLGSYPCQLSKGTLAYQAYGEELVDERHRHRYEFNTQFLDELTEKGLVVSGKSPDGTLIEIVEYKESPWFLACQFHPEFKSRPTNPHPLFRDFVGASIQYRNENEGKTRGERINA